Proteins from a genomic interval of Thermoanaerobacterium thermosaccharolyticum DSM 571:
- a CDS encoding phospholipase D family protein, whose protein sequence is MEQISLLVQIDDNPIKKYLCIVKDDKIVDMTFEDIFDTNTFNEFYAVTYVSSPAFFSKVVKDFKKVKFIIGIDDSEYLSSFTSGIEKFVDIKGRIGFWNDLQKEVKEKICDESISIRFTLDAPIHSKIYLLNNSETGFKRVVIGSANLTEKAFINKKQYEDIIIFDNDVEKYDLYYNQRFKPLFEAGVNYIPDIIRKKYLKNPSVILFSKEVASEILNNDLEINRNKFCVLTDEQMAELKSRSQQLEEQYEVKKEEIQRSTNIINHITKKKGNNYILKPPDELKKQTLRIETIITKASKSITDDVRQLYRFMDKTNTLSVVDKNNHEFYKPFSEKIDIENIRKNLELINRFVNAYELFTFKTNKTYQSKIMEIILFSFMSPYIWKLREEIVLKTSSESNRSTFPVFLVIAGRAASGKTTALEFIGLLLGNNSPYYIPYSLIQSGRTVDKNKLESYFDSEYLAPILVDEIPSSFFTGKTGENIIKEISNNTTGKHPVMIGTTNVREFNTTSQVLRRIYYIQVDSEFNTKEFNAESKKYLNEIESEIDNSLFKDFSYRIAEKIKNKDVLYKENDCLFLAREIFKEYYKECGMNVPEWFPHQPFYDYEERGKEIWKNIYENNRDAFIEKDDGTIYVNTSIIFNNPRERENIVNYLGIGCVKEDSQILLLNGDIFYNYIGVKPRNSFISTIKKYIKR, encoded by the coding sequence ATGGAGCAGATAAGTTTGCTTGTACAAATCGATGATAATCCAATAAAAAAATATTTATGTATTGTTAAAGATGACAAAATTGTAGATATGACATTTGAAGATATATTTGATACAAATACTTTCAACGAATTCTATGCCGTAACTTATGTTTCTTCACCCGCTTTCTTTTCAAAAGTCGTTAAAGACTTTAAAAAAGTCAAATTTATAATTGGCATTGATGATTCAGAATATTTATCGTCATTTACAAGTGGTATAGAAAAATTTGTTGATATCAAAGGAAGAATAGGCTTTTGGAACGACTTACAGAAAGAAGTTAAAGAAAAAATTTGTGATGAAAGTATTTCTATCAGATTTACCTTAGATGCTCCCATTCACTCGAAAATTTATCTTCTAAATAACAGCGAAACAGGCTTTAAAAGAGTGGTGATTGGTTCTGCAAATCTTACAGAAAAAGCTTTTATTAATAAAAAGCAGTATGAAGATATCATTATATTTGATAATGACGTAGAAAAGTACGATCTATATTATAATCAGAGGTTTAAACCATTGTTTGAAGCGGGAGTTAATTATATTCCTGACATAATAAGAAAAAAATATCTAAAGAATCCTTCTGTAATATTGTTTAGCAAAGAGGTAGCATCAGAAATATTAAATAATGATTTAGAGATAAATCGCAATAAATTTTGTGTATTGACAGATGAACAAATGGCTGAACTAAAATCCCGATCCCAACAATTAGAAGAACAGTATGAAGTTAAAAAAGAAGAGATTCAAAGATCAACCAATATAATAAATCATATTACGAAAAAGAAGGGAAATAATTATATCTTAAAACCTCCCGATGAGCTAAAAAAGCAAACTTTGCGAATTGAAACTATTATAACAAAAGCTTCTAAAAGTATCACAGATGATGTTAGGCAATTATATAGATTTATGGATAAAACAAATACTCTTTCTGTTGTTGATAAAAACAATCATGAATTTTATAAACCATTTTCAGAAAAAATTGATATAGAGAATATAAGAAAAAATCTTGAATTAATCAATCGATTTGTAAATGCCTATGAATTATTTACTTTTAAAACAAACAAGACATATCAGTCCAAAATAATGGAGATAATTTTATTCTCATTTATGTCGCCTTATATCTGGAAGTTGAGAGAAGAAATTGTCCTAAAAACAAGTTCAGAAAGCAATAGATCTACTTTTCCGGTATTTTTAGTTATTGCAGGAAGGGCTGCTTCTGGCAAAACAACAGCATTAGAATTTATAGGGCTATTGCTTGGCAATAACAGCCCATATTATATACCTTATAGTTTAATACAAAGCGGAAGAACAGTCGATAAAAATAAATTAGAAAGCTACTTTGACTCTGAATATCTTGCACCTATTCTTGTAGATGAAATTCCCTCTTCATTTTTTACTGGGAAAACTGGTGAAAATATTATTAAGGAAATTAGCAATAATACAACTGGGAAACACCCTGTAATGATAGGGACAACAAATGTAAGAGAATTTAATACCACAAGTCAAGTTTTGAGAAGAATATATTATATACAGGTTGACAGCGAATTTAATACTAAAGAATTTAATGCAGAATCTAAAAAATATCTAAATGAAATAGAGTCTGAAATTGACAATTCATTATTTAAAGATTTTTCTTATAGGATTGCAGAAAAAATCAAAAATAAGGATGTTCTTTATAAAGAAAATGACTGTCTATTTTTGGCGAGAGAAATCTTTAAAGAATATTATAAAGAATGTGGAATGAATGTACCTGAATGGTTTCCACATCAACCATTTTATGATTATGAGGAAAGAGGCAAAGAAATATGGAAGAACATCTATGAAAATAATAGGGATGCTTTTATAGAAAAAGATGATGGTACAATATATGTAAATACATCGATTATTTTTAATAATCCGCGTGAAAGAGAAAACATTGTAAATTATTTAGGTATCGGGTGTGTTAAAGAAGATAGTCAGATATTGTTATTAAATGGTGATATATTCTATAATTATATAGGAGTTAAACCAAGAAATTCTTTTATTAGCACAATAAAAAAATACATAAAAAGATAA
- a CDS encoding 2-hydroxyacyl-CoA dehydratase subunit D: protein MDLVDTYARWIKKNVDDPEMVRKLIILGLKAERAYFSLFRDKQVPRSFNYLNKIGVEFILNPLIYRDQSAWVNLFAPTEILHAMDIYPLCIEALSSFLVGFHCEDVYVDYAQRSGISDTLCSYHKGFIGAALAGLLPKPKFMITSSMLCDANISTFRYLSWYHHIPMYSIDVPLEYSQQSISYLEKQLREMVKMLEEATGKKMDEDKLKDIIKRENKIHAHMNRYIDALRYKCHPTTLTLEMYMLFINHTFMGTQPTLNFYEMLANELNSFPHSRAKRVFWVHIVPFYPYALKQYFNYSHKYEILGLDLNFDYLEKMDYENPYRALARKMLLNNNNGPYQRKVDSIMSIVDRLQPDGIIHFCQWGCKQSAGGMMLLKKALDERGIPFLALDGDGADRRNHHEGQINTRLEAFLEMLDK from the coding sequence ATGGATTTAGTAGATACCTATGCAAGATGGATAAAGAAAAATGTGGATGACCCAGAGATGGTCAGAAAGCTTATTATATTAGGTTTGAAGGCAGAGCGTGCCTACTTTTCTCTATTTAGAGACAAGCAAGTGCCAAGGTCGTTTAACTACCTAAATAAGATAGGTGTGGAGTTTATATTAAATCCTTTGATATATAGAGATCAGTCAGCATGGGTCAATTTGTTTGCTCCCACCGAAATACTTCATGCTATGGACATATACCCTTTGTGTATAGAGGCCCTTTCTTCTTTCCTTGTTGGTTTTCACTGCGAAGATGTATATGTAGACTATGCCCAACGGTCCGGGATATCCGATACCCTTTGTAGTTATCATAAGGGTTTTATAGGAGCTGCTTTAGCCGGTCTTTTACCTAAACCTAAGTTTATGATTACATCATCAATGCTGTGCGATGCTAATATAAGCACATTCAGATATCTTTCATGGTATCACCATATACCCATGTATTCTATAGATGTGCCGCTTGAATATAGCCAACAAAGTATTAGCTATTTAGAAAAACAGCTCAGGGAAATGGTAAAGATGCTGGAAGAGGCAACTGGTAAAAAGATGGATGAGGATAAATTGAAGGATATAATAAAAAGGGAGAATAAGATTCACGCACATATGAATAGATATATTGATGCTTTGAGGTATAAATGCCATCCTACCACCTTGACGTTAGAGATGTATATGTTGTTTATCAATCATACATTTATGGGTACTCAACCAACATTGAATTTTTATGAGATGTTGGCAAATGAGCTGAATAGCTTTCCCCACAGCAGAGCAAAGAGGGTATTTTGGGTGCACATAGTGCCTTTTTATCCATATGCATTAAAGCAGTACTTTAATTACAGCCATAAGTATGAAATTTTGGGACTCGACCTGAATTTTGATTATTTAGAGAAGATGGATTATGAAAACCCGTACAGGGCATTGGCCAGAAAAATGCTTCTTAATAATAACAATGGGCCTTATCAAAGGAAAGTGGACAGCATAATGAGCATAGTTGACAGGCTGCAACCTGACGGTATAATACATTTTTGTCAGTGGGGATGTAAGCAGTCAGCAGGAGGAATGATGCTGCTTAAAAAGGCACTGGATGAAAGGGGCATACCTTTTCTTGCTTTGGATGGCGATGGAGCGGATCGGCGCAATCATCATGAAGGACAGATAAATACCAGGCTGGAAGCTTTTTTGGAGATGTTAGATAAGTAA
- a CDS encoding acyl-CoA dehydratase activase has translation MIIGYICKYTPVKLLESMSIECVRIEPSYIDNGITEAHMHPNVCTYVKGVLTEVFKGGYDGIILVNCCDSVRRLYDVLKNAENGKMIYMLDLPRKSGDQSVAMYASEIKKLIQTFTDFYGKKFNVQDFIRYISTEQENAGQFNMPKGNDGIRLAIMGARCNSSLIDLLKKAGADEVLNYTCTGDLLNFMPLPDFSAGEQDIIEWYAGSLIRSIPCMRMADIDRRRDMLKDIMANVNGIVYHTIKFCEFYSYEYSYIKDNCRFPILKIETDFTQGSEGQLITRIGAFVESLKGSNNKVERPSHGTRKTIVAGIDSGSLSTDVVILDEDYNILSYSIVPTGASIVDSANKAFSQSLKRAGITPQDVSFIVSTGYGRINIPFANKQVTEITCHGKGAYFLNSNIRTIIDIGGQDSKVIRLDEDGNVVDFVMNDRCSAGTGRFLEVMAKALEIPLERMGEEAQKATEDINITSICTVFAESEVISLIAQNKKRADIIKGLHNSVASKTIGLLDRLGRKGAYMMTGGVAKNRGVVEAIEQRIGDKVHIPAEPQLVGALGAAILALQEIKVKHVK, from the coding sequence ATGATCATAGGATATATATGTAAATATACACCTGTAAAGCTTTTGGAGAGCATGAGTATTGAATGCGTGCGCATTGAGCCATCATATATTGATAATGGTATAACCGAAGCCCATATGCATCCCAATGTGTGTACATACGTAAAGGGAGTGCTGACAGAAGTATTTAAGGGGGGATATGATGGCATAATCCTTGTAAACTGCTGTGACAGCGTAAGGCGGTTGTATGATGTCCTGAAAAACGCAGAAAATGGCAAAATGATATATATGCTGGATTTACCGAGGAAAAGCGGAGACCAGTCAGTGGCCATGTATGCCTCCGAAATAAAAAAACTTATACAGACATTTACAGATTTCTATGGGAAAAAATTCAATGTCCAGGATTTTATAAGATATATATCGACAGAGCAGGAAAATGCCGGGCAATTTAATATGCCCAAGGGAAACGATGGTATAAGGCTGGCTATAATGGGAGCCAGATGCAATTCATCTCTTATTGATTTGCTTAAAAAGGCAGGGGCAGATGAGGTGTTAAATTATACATGTACTGGGGATTTATTAAATTTTATGCCGCTTCCTGATTTCTCAGCAGGTGAGCAGGACATAATAGAGTGGTATGCTGGAAGCCTTATCCGCTCTATACCATGTATGCGCATGGCAGATATTGATAGAAGACGTGATATGTTGAAGGATATAATGGCAAATGTCAATGGCATTGTGTATCATACTATAAAATTTTGTGAATTCTATTCATATGAGTATTCATATATAAAGGATAATTGTCGCTTTCCCATCTTAAAGATAGAGACCGATTTTACCCAGGGCAGTGAAGGACAACTTATAACCAGGATCGGTGCCTTTGTGGAATCATTGAAGGGTAGCAATAATAAGGTGGAGAGACCTTCACATGGGACTAGGAAAACTATAGTAGCCGGCATAGACAGCGGGTCTTTGTCCACCGACGTTGTTATATTGGATGAAGACTATAATATACTGTCATATAGCATTGTACCAACTGGTGCATCTATAGTGGATAGTGCTAACAAGGCCTTTTCACAATCTCTGAAAAGAGCTGGAATTACTCCACAAGATGTTTCGTTCATCGTATCTACTGGATATGGGCGCATTAATATTCCTTTTGCCAATAAACAGGTAACAGAGATAACTTGCCACGGCAAGGGGGCCTATTTCTTAAATAGCAATATAAGGACTATCATTGATATAGGTGGTCAGGATAGTAAGGTAATAAGACTGGATGAAGATGGCAATGTGGTGGATTTTGTAATGAATGATAGGTGTTCGGCAGGTACGGGACGATTTTTGGAAGTTATGGCAAAGGCCCTTGAAATTCCACTGGAAAGGATGGGAGAAGAAGCTCAAAAGGCGACGGAAGATATAAATATTACAAGCATATGCACGGTTTTTGCAGAGTCGGAGGTTATATCCCTTATTGCACAGAATAAGAAAAGGGCAGATATAATAAAGGGATTGCACAATTCAGTGGCCAGCAAAACAATTGGCTTGCTTGACAGGCTTGGCAGGAAGGGTGCATATATGATGACAGGTGGAGTGGCAAAAAATAGAGGTGTGGTAGAGGCAATAGAGCAGCGAATAGGGGACAAGGTGCATATTCCTGCGGAGCCACAGCTGGTAGGAGCTTTGGGAGCAGCCATTTTGGCGCTACAGGAAATTAAGGTGAAACACGTTAAGTAA
- a CDS encoding YdcF family protein, with protein sequence MKLLIKITAFVVLLNIIAELQVITFAYNAKPVNSDAIIVLGCAVYGKNPSPFFKERLSEAIKLYKEGLGKYIIVSGGKGPGEDISEAEAGKEYLLKNGITDNVVLMDDGSYSTLQNLENSKKIMDEKSLKTAIIVSNKFHLKRASIIAKEAGINASYSGVFVKRYFYEEVYGFLREAPALLYMYLRTLANI encoded by the coding sequence ATGAAACTTCTTATAAAAATTACTGCTTTTGTCGTGCTTTTAAATATTATTGCAGAGTTACAGGTGATTACATTTGCATATAATGCAAAACCGGTAAATTCTGATGCTATTATTGTCCTCGGCTGTGCAGTTTACGGGAAAAATCCGAGTCCTTTTTTTAAGGAAAGGTTAAGTGAAGCTATAAAACTTTATAAAGAGGGACTTGGTAAGTACATTATTGTATCTGGCGGTAAAGGACCTGGTGAGGATATATCTGAGGCAGAAGCAGGGAAGGAATATCTTTTGAAAAATGGTATAACTGATAATGTTGTATTAATGGATGACGGATCGTATTCAACATTACAAAACCTTGAAAATTCTAAGAAAATTATGGATGAAAAATCGCTAAAGACAGCAATAATTGTATCAAACAAATTTCACCTGAAAAGGGCAAGCATAATTGCGAAAGAAGCAGGAATAAACGCAAGCTATTCAGGAGTATTTGTAAAAAGGTATTTTTATGAAGAAGTATACGGCTTTTTACGGGAAGCACCTGCATTATTGTATATGTATTTGAGAACTTTAGCTAATATTTGA
- a CDS encoding RNA-binding domain-containing protein → MEIFNVDELIRLIKKGEDSYTQFKSMINSPDALASEICAFANTDGGKIVVGVSDDGEIIGVSDINYLNQIISNVASQKIEPPISVLTQNIIFDDKLVVIIDVPKGDNKPYAANRTDYWIKVGADKRRATREELRRLMQSSGNIYADEMVVPNTSIEDIDMYAFRDFYEKEYGSAIEENGIPVERLLNNLKLMKDSSLTLAGLLLFGKRPERLKPQFIVKAVSFIGNDVSGTEYLDNENIEGTIFEQYKNTIAFLKRNLRKIQKGQNVNLQGIIEIPEIALEEAVINAIVHRDYFIESSIRVFVFDDRVEIISPGKLPNTADIENIKRGIQIARNPILLSYLPKLKIPYRGIGSGIRRMIAECKKAGIKEPEFIEDKEAELFKVIFYRP, encoded by the coding sequence ATGGAAATTTTTAATGTTGATGAACTTATTAGACTGATTAAAAAAGGAGAAGATTCCTACACTCAATTTAAAAGCATGATAAATAGTCCGGATGCATTGGCATCTGAAATTTGTGCATTTGCAAATACTGATGGTGGAAAAATTGTTGTAGGTGTTTCGGATGATGGAGAAATTATCGGGGTTAGTGATATTAATTATTTAAATCAGATAATATCAAATGTTGCATCACAGAAAATTGAGCCTCCTATAAGTGTTCTGACTCAAAATATAATTTTTGATGATAAATTGGTTGTAATTATAGATGTGCCAAAAGGTGATAATAAACCTTATGCCGCAAATAGGACCGATTATTGGATAAAGGTTGGTGCTGACAAAAGAAGAGCAACAAGGGAAGAATTGAGACGGCTTATGCAATCATCCGGAAATATTTATGCAGATGAGATGGTAGTGCCCAATACTTCAATTGAAGATATCGATATGTATGCATTTAGAGATTTTTATGAAAAAGAATACGGCTCTGCAATTGAAGAAAATGGGATACCCGTTGAGCGGCTTTTAAATAATTTAAAACTCATGAAAGACAGCAGTTTGACATTGGCTGGATTATTATTGTTTGGCAAAAGGCCAGAACGCTTAAAACCGCAATTTATAGTTAAAGCGGTAAGCTTTATAGGGAATGACGTAAGCGGAACTGAGTATCTTGACAATGAAAATATAGAAGGTACTATTTTTGAGCAGTATAAAAATACTATTGCCTTTTTAAAGAGAAATTTAAGAAAAATCCAGAAAGGACAGAATGTAAATCTGCAAGGAATAATAGAGATTCCCGAAATTGCTCTCGAAGAAGCAGTTATTAATGCAATTGTACACAGAGATTATTTTATCGAAAGCAGCATTAGAGTGTTTGTGTTTGATGACAGAGTAGAAATAATAAGTCCGGGTAAATTACCTAATACTGCGGACATAGAGAATATAAAAAGAGGAATACAGATTGCAAGGAATCCTATATTGCTATCATATTTGCCGAAATTGAAAATCCCATACAGAGGAATTGGCTCTGGAATTAGGAGAATGATAGCGGAATGCAAGAAAGCAGGTATCAAAGAACCTGAATTTATTGAAGATAAAGAAGCAGAATTATTTAAGGTTATATTTTACAGACCGTAA
- a CDS encoding carboxymuconolactone decarboxylase family protein, with the protein MAIGVKLVSNEEASPEVKQLFEQIEKQMGFIPPTMRAMANKPEYLKLFLEKSRVVMGSGKIDGKTKLFVALTVSILNNCEMCITTYTNKLKEAGVTDEEIVELLSIIDLVGGLNHFNNGLMIKPSEK; encoded by the coding sequence ATGGCTATAGGTGTTAAATTAGTTAGCAATGAAGAGGCAAGTCCAGAAGTAAAGCAATTATTTGAGCAAATAGAAAAGCAGATGGGATTTATTCCTCCAACAATGCGTGCAATGGCAAATAAGCCAGAATATCTTAAACTCTTTCTTGAAAAATCACGTGTTGTAATGGGATCTGGCAAGATAGACGGAAAAACAAAACTTTTTGTTGCTTTAACTGTGTCAATTTTAAACAATTGTGAAATGTGCATAACTACATACACCAACAAATTAAAAGAAGCGGGCGTAACTGATGAAGAAATAGTTGAGCTTTTATCAATCATCGATCTAGTCGGTGGTTTAAACCACTTCAACAATGGACTTATGATAAAGCCATCTGAAAAATAA
- the asrA gene encoding anaerobic sulfite reductase subunit AsrA codes for MGYLIENKDFDNILNLLKKDYKIYAPKRFEKRGRYSDTDLIRYDEIKSLKDIVYDEKSDFSPKEVIYPITQALFYFTEDEYRESKVFDKKILLFVRACDINGIRRLDTIFLQNGDTEDIYYKRLREKVKFVLMECKDGWDTCFCVSMNSNKTDNYSLAIRFNNDNVMVEVKDDEFIDIFKDKKEIDFKPEFVKSNPKVVHVPEIDNTDLLKKVYDLDMWESFNSRCISCGACTAACITCSCFNTVDLIYSENANVGERRRVQASCMHKDFTEMAGCHVFRKTAGERMRFRTLHKVYDYKARFKTENMCVGCGRCDERCPELISFSTTINRLYDAVEKLKSGKGGSINE; via the coding sequence TTGGGATATCTAATTGAGAATAAAGATTTTGACAATATTTTAAATCTACTGAAGAAAGATTATAAAATTTATGCACCGAAGCGCTTTGAAAAGCGTGGCCGGTATTCTGACACAGATCTTATAAGATACGATGAGATAAAATCTTTGAAGGACATTGTATACGATGAAAAATCCGATTTTTCACCAAAAGAAGTTATATATCCAATAACACAAGCTTTGTTTTATTTCACAGAGGATGAGTACAGAGAAAGCAAGGTATTTGATAAAAAAATACTATTATTTGTAAGAGCTTGTGATATAAATGGCATAAGAAGACTTGATACGATTTTCCTCCAAAATGGTGATACAGAAGATATTTATTACAAAAGACTCCGTGAAAAAGTAAAATTCGTTTTGATGGAATGTAAAGATGGCTGGGATACCTGCTTCTGCGTTTCCATGAACTCCAATAAAACAGATAACTATAGTCTAGCGATAAGATTTAATAATGATAATGTAATGGTTGAAGTTAAAGATGATGAATTTATTGACATATTTAAAGATAAGAAAGAAATAGATTTTAAGCCTGAATTCGTAAAATCAAATCCGAAGGTTGTCCATGTTCCAGAAATAGATAATACAGATCTACTTAAAAAAGTATATGATCTTGACATGTGGGAAAGCTTTAATTCCCGCTGTATAAGCTGCGGTGCTTGTACTGCTGCTTGCATAACATGTAGCTGTTTTAATACAGTTGATTTAATTTACAGTGAAAATGCAAATGTCGGCGAAAGAAGAAGAGTGCAGGCAAGCTGTATGCACAAGGATTTTACAGAGATGGCGGGTTGCCATGTATTTAGAAAAACTGCCGGTGAAAGGATGAGATTCCGTACACTTCATAAAGTATATGATTATAAAGCTCGCTTTAAAACGGAAAACATGTGTGTCGGTTGCGGCCGCTGTGATGAAAGATGTCCAGAGTTAATATCCTTTTCGACAACGATAAATCGTTTATACGATGCAGTTGAAAAGTTGAAGTCGGGTAAAGGAGGCAGCATAAATGAATAA
- the asrB gene encoding anaerobic sulfite reductase subunit AsrB, with the protein MNNIFMPKPYKILEIVHETNLEYTFRVEVDVKAEHGQFFQISIPKIGEAPISISAMGDNWMEFTIRKVGKVTNEIFNLSPGDKIFMRGPYGNSFPVNKYKGKDLVVIAGGTGVSPVRSLLKYFYDNSEEIKSLHFIAGFKDENSVLFKDDLNNFKTKFNTIYTLDKKKVDGFEVGLVTEHISKIPFDSFDDYNVIVVGPPVMMHFTALELLKNGVTEDKIWVSFERKMSCGIGKCGHCKINETYVCLEGPVFNYTKAKDLLD; encoded by the coding sequence ATGAATAATATTTTCATGCCTAAGCCATATAAGATACTTGAAATAGTTCATGAGACGAATTTGGAATACACATTTAGAGTTGAAGTTGATGTAAAAGCAGAGCATGGGCAGTTCTTCCAAATTTCCATTCCAAAGATAGGTGAAGCACCTATCTCAATAAGCGCTATGGGTGACAATTGGATGGAATTTACTATAAGAAAAGTTGGAAAAGTAACAAATGAGATATTTAACTTATCTCCTGGCGATAAAATATTCATGAGAGGACCTTATGGTAATTCATTCCCCGTTAACAAATATAAAGGAAAAGACTTAGTTGTTATAGCGGGTGGTACAGGTGTATCGCCTGTTAGAAGCTTACTTAAGTATTTTTATGATAATTCGGAAGAAATAAAATCGCTACACTTTATAGCAGGCTTTAAAGATGAAAACAGCGTCTTATTTAAAGACGATTTAAATAATTTTAAGACAAAATTTAACACTATATATACTCTTGATAAGAAAAAAGTCGATGGATTTGAAGTTGGCTTGGTGACAGAGCATATAAGTAAAATACCATTTGATAGCTTTGATGATTACAATGTCATTGTCGTTGGTCCGCCAGTAATGATGCATTTTACAGCATTAGAATTATTGAAAAATGGGGTAACAGAAGATAAAATTTGGGTTTCCTTTGAGAGAAAGATGTCTTGCGGAATTGGAAAATGTGGTCACTGCAAGATAAACGAGACGTATGTTTGCCTCGAAGGTCCTGTGTTTAACTACACAAAAGCGAAGGATTTACTTGATTAA
- the asrC gene encoding sulfite reductase subunit C, which translates to MNYDIDVKKVRRNCYRQSKVRGEFMLQMRVPGGVMDAKYLSYVEHIAKTWGNGQFHLGVRQTLSIPGIKYENIDEVNKYIKTFIKEIEVDLCGVDMEVDDNGYPTIGSRNIMACIGNKHCIKANIDTTSLARKIEKIIFPSDYHIKVSIAGCPNDCAKAHFNDFGIIGITKTEYDYDRCIGCKKCIEACKQHATGVLYMVNGKIEKDSCCCVGCGECALVCPTGAWSRNPKKFYRVLIGGRTGKQTPRMGKIFLNWVTEDVVLGILKNWQDFSADVLNHKPVYLHGGHLIDMAGYNKFKELILKGVELNPEAMVADRIFWAETEYRSNINVKPVCEC; encoded by the coding sequence ATGAACTATGATATAGATGTAAAAAAAGTCCGCAGAAATTGTTACAGGCAATCGAAAGTCCGCGGTGAATTCATGCTGCAGATGCGCGTTCCAGGCGGTGTAATGGATGCTAAATATCTGTCATATGTAGAACATATTGCAAAAACATGGGGAAATGGACAATTTCATCTTGGCGTAAGACAAACTTTATCAATACCTGGAATAAAGTACGAAAATATCGATGAAGTCAATAAGTATATAAAGACGTTCATTAAAGAGATAGAAGTAGACCTTTGTGGTGTTGACATGGAAGTAGATGACAATGGATATCCAACGATAGGTTCTAGAAACATTATGGCTTGCATAGGAAATAAACATTGCATAAAGGCAAATATAGACACAACATCACTTGCAAGAAAAATTGAAAAAATCATCTTTCCAAGTGATTATCATATAAAAGTAAGCATAGCCGGATGTCCTAATGACTGTGCAAAGGCTCATTTCAACGATTTTGGAATTATAGGCATTACAAAAACAGAATATGATTACGATCGCTGTATAGGATGTAAGAAATGTATCGAGGCTTGTAAACAACATGCTACAGGTGTTTTATACATGGTAAATGGAAAAATCGAGAAAGATTCGTGCTGCTGTGTTGGCTGTGGTGAGTGTGCACTTGTATGTCCCACAGGCGCTTGGTCTAGAAATCCTAAGAAATTCTACAGAGTCCTCATTGGTGGCAGAACCGGAAAACAGACACCTCGCATGGGAAAGATTTTCTTGAATTGGGTAACAGAAGATGTAGTGCTGGGCATACTTAAAAATTGGCAAGATTTCTCAGCGGATGTATTGAATCATAAACCAGTATATCTTCATGGAGGTCACTTGATAGACATGGCTGGATACAATAAATTTAAAGAGCTTATATTAAAGGGTGTAGAATTAAACCCTGAAGCTATGGTTGCAGATAGAATATTTTGGGCAGAAACTGAATACAGGTCAAATATAAACGTTAAGCCTGTTTGTGAATGTTAA
- a CDS encoding nucleotidyltransferase family protein — protein MPLSDQERKNIRETWRIKVEKDREIETYRKKEAFDRVYKIAKILKEKYFVDKVILYGSLARDDRFDNLSDIDIFIDGWDDSKFNYWTMLIDVENVAKPYKISIVTQKEAYKSLLNEILREGKIIE, from the coding sequence GTGCCGCTTTCGGATCAAGAGAGAAAAAATATACGTGAAACATGGCGTATAAAAGTCGAGAAAGATAGAGAAATAGAAACGTATAGAAAAAAAGAGGCTTTTGATAGAGTATATAAAATTGCAAAGATATTAAAAGAAAAGTATTTTGTTGATAAGGTTATATTGTATGGTTCACTTGCAAGAGATGACCGTTTTGATAATCTATCTGATATTGATATTTTTATTGATGGATGGGATGATAGTAAATTTAACTATTGGACAATGTTGATTGATGTTGAAAATGTTGCAAAGCCTTATAAAATAAGCATAGTTACGCAAAAAGAAGCTTATAAATCTCTGCTAAATGAAATATTGAGAGAAGGGAAGATTATAGAGTGA